The sequence CAGGTTATTTGGCTGGATAGCTCAGTCGGTAGAGCAGAGGACTGAAAATCCTCGTGTCCCTGGTTCGATTCCTGGTCCAGCCACCAAATCGCTTTAGAATAATCTAAAGCGATTTTGTTGTTTTTTGTAAAATAAAAAATTAATAAAATATCGAAAAAATAATCATGATTATTTTTTTATAATTATAAGGCTTATTGTATTATATTATTTTAATTCAATGAGCTTTTTTTATTAAAAACAAGGAATCATATAGCTTGTATAAGATAGTAGATGTTAATAAACTAACTATTTTATTAATAAATGTGCATATTAATAAAAAAATTTATTTATGAAAAGTTTAACAATGCATAGTAGCGTAATAATATGCTTATTGACATAGTTTTAACAAAATTTAAAATTGTTAAAAAAATAATTATTCTTGTTAAAAAAAATGTAGTTATTTATAATGTGAATATAGGGATTTCAGAGATAAAATTTATAACGAAAACGGGGGAAGTTGTAATTATGAATAGAGATGAAATAAGAACTATAGCTGAAAGATATAATCACTCAAGACAGAAAATAATTTTTATGCTTAGAGATTTGCAGAAAATGAATGGAAACAATTTCATAGAAGAGAAGCAGGCACGACTTCTTTCTAAAGAGATAAACGTTCCTATAAGTGAGATATATGAAATAATAACTTTTTATTCTATGTTTAATGAAAAACCTAAGGGAAAGTATATTATAGAGGTTTGCAATAGTGGACCTTGCTTTGTTAGAAATTCAAAGGTAATAATAAACTATGTAGAAGAACTTTTGGGAATAAAGGTAGGAGAGACTACTGAAGATAACTTCTTTACATTACAATGTACAAGCTGTATAGGTGGCTGTGATGTAGCACCTGCTATGAAAATAGGAGATACTCTTTATGGTAATTTGACTAAGAATAAACTAAAAAAATCTTACATGATTATAGGAGAGAAGCATTATGTCAATTACAGTAAAACTAATAACTGCAAATTGTGGCAAAATAGTTCCTTTTAATGTTCATGAGTACGTTGCAAATGGAGGATATAAAGCTTTAAGAAAAGCAATGAATATGGAACCACTAGATGTAATAAGCGAAGTTAAAGATTCTATGCTTATGGGTAGAGGTGGAGCCGCTTATCCTACAGGAGTTAAATGGGAACAGGCCTATAACATAAAAGGAGATACAAAATACATTGTTTGTAATGCAGATGAAGGAGAACCTGGAACTTTTAAAGATAAAGTTATATTAGATCAAGATCCTTTAAGATTAATAGAAGGTATGACGATAGCAGCCTATATATTAAATTCTAGAAAAGGATTCATATATATTAGAGGAGAGTATGCAAAATCCCAAGAAATCGTAAATAAAGCCATTGCTGAGGCAAAAAAACAGGGCTATTTAGGGAAAAACATACTTGGAACGGATTTTGAATTTAACATAGAGGTTTTAACTGGTGCTGGTGGATATGTAGTTGGAGAAAATTCAGCTCTTATAGAATCCTCAGAGGGTAAAGCCGGAAGACCTAGAATGAAACCACCTTATATTAAGGTATCAGGTCTTTATAAAAAACCTACTTTAGTAAATAACGTAGAAACCTTTGCAGCTATATCGTATATAGTAAGCGAGGGAGGAAAAAATACAGAAGTTTTGGAACGGAATTTAGTGGTGGTACTAAACTTGTTTGCTTATCTGGAAATGTAGTAAATAGGGGAGTTTATGAGGTGCCATTTGGAACAACATTAAGGCAGATAATTTATGATCTTGGTGGTGGAATTGCAGATGGGAAAAATTTAAAATTAGTACAAGTTGGCGGATCTTCAGGAGCTTGTATAACAGAAGATATGCTGGATTTACCTCTTTGCTACAATGAATTTAAAAAGGCTGGCATTAGCATAGGATCAGGAGCTGTACTTGTAGTGGATGATACTCACTGTGTAATCGATTTTCTAGAACACATATATAAGTTTTTCGTTCATGAATCTTGTGGAAAATGTACTCCTTGCAGAGAAGGAAATAAGCAGATACTAAGAATAATAGATAAATTTGAAAATGGAACAGCAGACTATAAGGATTACGAAAATTTTAATAAAATTATAAAAGTAATGAAATGCACATCCTTCTGTGGACTTGGAAAAGCAGCACCTACTGCACTTGATAGTTGTTTAAAGTATTTTAAAGATGAATTCGAAGAACATAGAATTATGAGA is a genomic window of Haloimpatiens sp. FM7315 containing:
- a CDS encoding NADH-ubiquinone oxidoreductase-F iron-sulfur binding region domain-containing protein, which produces MPFGTTLRQIIYDLGGGIADGKNLKLVQVGGSSGACITEDMLDLPLCYNEFKKAGISIGSGAVLVVDDTHCVIDFLEHIYKFFVHESCGKCTPCREGNKQILRIIDKFENGTADYKDYENFNKIIKVMKCTSFCGLGKAAPTALDSCLKYFKDEFEEHRIMRCSAGNCFSQGEV
- a CDS encoding NAD(P)H-dependent oxidoreductase subunit E, translated to MNRDEIRTIAERYNHSRQKIIFMLRDLQKMNGNNFIEEKQARLLSKEINVPISEIYEIITFYSMFNEKPKGKYIIEVCNSGPCFVRNSKVIINYVEELLGIKVGETTEDNFFTLQCTSCIGGCDVAPAMKIGDTLYGNLTKNKLKKSYMIIGEKHYVNYSKTNNCKLWQNSSF